In Rosa rugosa chromosome 4, drRosRugo1.1, whole genome shotgun sequence, the genomic stretch tttgagagggggtatttatagtgtctgcgtctctctcaatttggaatgccttaatgacacgtaattaattgtatttccttaatagcataatcaaatcaatcagtttTAATTAATCGATATAATCACGACCATTAAGGaatttagccaattaatttcatgattgattttaattgtatttcgttaatagcataatcaaatcaatcaactTTAATTAATCGATTTaatcatgactattaaggaatttagccaattaatttgatgactgattttcgtcttgattatcaatttaaataaattgacatgTAATCAGCAGACGACGTTTAATGCTTGATTTTGTTCAGgatcaattgatttaatttgattgatccgctttaatatcaattgatttagccggaacaaattcatttattgttGTCGGGCCTTTCATGTGTTGCCAAGTGTCATTCTCTGAGTCTGCGTGATTTTGCTTACTCACAAGCCACATGCACATTTTGTAGGACCCACATGCCGACTAAGTTTGTTCGatcataatttcaagtgttgaccgaattatttaatgaatttattttcattaaatttttggtgtctacacCACCAaacaagaagagaaaaacaataaGATAACCCAGTAGGTATACAACATAAAGGGAAAATAAACTAAGATGTTGTGCATCAACTCAGATCTAAAGGTAAAAGGTGCTGGTGAAACAGAATCATGATCACATTTATTCCAAACTTGTTTGCTCTTTGCCAAAACTTGAGGTTTGTTGAATATGGGATATAGTTTTGCAAAAGTCTTATCGACGATTAGATCAGAACAAGGTTTACCCAAAATCAAAAGCTCGATGCAACACCTAAAGGGAATACTACAACTAGCCCACCACATGTCCCTTGTTAGGTCctttattaaaagaaaagaagaaaaaaatccaGTACAAAATAGGTAGGACTTAACTAGGCCAAGACCACCCTCCAAACATGAGAAAAATAACAAGACAACCTAGTGGGTATACAAGATGAAGGGAAAATAAATTAAGAACTTGTGTATTTAAACGTTTTAATGGTTTGTAGTCTTGTATGGATCAGTTCAGGTGAAACCAAATCATGAACACATTTATCCATACTTGTTTGCTATTTGCCAAACCTGAGATTTGTTGAAACTACGATGTAGTTTTACAAAAGTCTTACTGACGATTAGATCATGGCAAGGTTTACCTAAAACCAAAAGCTCGCTGCAACACTTACGAGTGATAGTCCCACCATTGAATATACCATTTCCTACTTCCTACCCACACTGAAATTGTTGAACTTCAATTCACAGTCCTTCGCGGTTTTGGTCTCTGCTATTGGGGAAAGAGTAATTGCAACGCATTCATTCCAATTTTGTAAGCTTAGGGGGGAGTAAACTaaaagaaactgaaaataaaattttccaCATAATCCTTTAGTAGACTCGCTTACAACCTCAGACTAATAATCCATGTAGTTTCTCACGGGTATTGAttcaaatcaaaataaaaagttaggtaccaaaatggaaatcgtCATGGAtctaaatttttataaaaaatacAGCAGGGTCCCAAATTCAGATCCAAGCCTTAATAAACCCTAGATCCACTACCTGTATATACCCAAACATGCCCAATACCCAAACTTAGAAAACAAATGAAAGCCCAAGTCCAAAGGTGGTGTACCCTAACAGCCACTCCAGCAAATCTGTACTTTCCGCTGCCGTCGTGCCAAGTCCACCCATCTTGCCCGTGACGAGGGGCCAAGTAATTCACAACATAGACCCTGAAACCCGCATATAACTAAGCCAGAACGATGACGACATCATCTTTCTCTGTCGCCATCTCAGAAAGACAAAGCCACCAGCCCGTTTGATGATCAGACAAAAGATACCCTTGCCATGATTGTTGCCATCCATAGCGAAAGAACTTGAATCAATCCGACCGTGACCCTGTCGGAGCCACTCCCAATCCGAGACTTGACCTCCAAGACATCATCAAGAGCCCTAGATCCCAAACCTTCCAATCAACAGCAGCCATGCACTAATCCATTTGGGTGacgaatcgaaaacaatttcaAGCTCCAATGGGAAGCAGTTTGGGGAGAAGAGAAAGCCACTGCCTCAAAACAGTTCAAGGACCGCGACATCTTAGAGAAAACTGGAAAAAAGTAAGAGATGGCTTGAGTCGTTCGTACTTGACAGCTGTGACACTAGAGAAGCACCAAAAGTTTGCTCCATcagagatggaagaggtgcAGAATCGCCTACCCATGGGCAGTGTTCTTTGAAACCCTAGCAGAAAGAGTTTTGTATTCTTTAATAATTAGAATCATCCCAGTTCAAATTTGAAATTAGTTAGGCTCACTTAGCTATTGTTTTATGGTAAAACTCATATCTAACCTGAATTATTTTATTGTAAAATTTAGCGCTCTGCTGGGGTTTTCAGTGCGTCGTCGCCATTGTCTCTTgtaattttcttctttctccttttATTTGTCAATGGAGTCAAGAGTAGACTATGGTCTATTCCTTCTCTTGCTTGCTACTTGGGTGGGACTAGCTTTGAACTGCTTTCTATGACTGGTGGTGGGGGTTCTCGTATTAGCGGTGTGGCTTTTGAAGGGTCCGGTGGAGATCGGGTCCTGGGTACTGGTGCACACCTATGGGATGTCGGTGGAGGAGAATATCTGATCGTCTTCGGGCTAGGATCGTGTGAGGGGCGCTTGCATTTGGGATGGCGAAGGGTGTTTATGGTCGAGGTTGGTCCGTTATCGTGCAGGGGTGGCGTGATGCCTCAAGGGGTGGCAGGGTTGTGGCTGATGGGTGGGTGGCCATGATATATGGGCGTGATTGGTTCTGTTGGAGCCGAGAAGATAGGTGGTGGACTGAATGTGATTGTGTTGGGGTGTGCGGCTTGTGGTGAAGGGCTAACGGCGGCAATCTCAACTTGGGCATTAGGTGGCGGCAACGTCTCAGTGGCTGGGGTGCTCAGAACCTTGGGTGCCCTTAGCAAAGGGGTCTGGGCTCCTAGTTGGGTCTCAGTCTCAAGGCTAGGCTTGACAGGGTTTGGGATCTTGGGTTGGGCTGGGGCTTAAGTTCTCTTAGGGTTTTGGCACTTGACTTGGATATTGGTGAGTTTGAGTTCAAGCAATGAAGGAAGTAGCTGTTGGAGGTGGCATTTTGCTCTTGGGAAATGCACCTACCTCAGCTAATGCTTGAGATATGACGCCAAGGGCGTTCTTTTCATCTGTGCTTCTTAATATTCCATGGATGAACAAAAACTTTTATGGATGTGCGTCATTGTTAGTTAAAAGGTTGAATCGTTTAGGTAATGATTTTATTGTCAGCCCCACATGAGTAAATCGTTATGTATGATTCCGCTGATCAATAAAAGAGTTGtcatatttcttcaaaaaaaaaaagttcttatgattaattattctTTTGTAATTAGTAAACTATTGATCAAGATTTTGGGATCATAGCAGCTCATATTCATGTTTTTTTTCTAATTGCTGCACGTTAATTCTCTATATGTCTAGTTAGTAAATAAGAATCTAGCAAGTAATATTAGAAGTAATGCGAGTAATTGAGGATTTTTGTAAGTGATtcatatgagtgaggttattttaGGAACCTAATAGAAGTCTAATGAACATATCTTATATTCAAAAAGCATATTAATGGTGTAAAGAATACAAAATGTCGGTCATCTAAACAAATTAATTAGGAGGTtttaatagaaaaactcttataCTCATAATGTAATGTTATATTATCCTATCCGAGTGGCAACTATTATGTACACTTTATAAATTGCTCATTAGTTCACCAGCCCtatatttttcttcaaaaatctgattttcatttcaaatgaAAATCAAAGAAATCCAAATGAAACTGGAAAGAAATAACCATTCGTCGCAACAGAACCTAAGGTTGTAGCTAGCTCACTATCATCGTGGGAGATGATATCCCGCTCCGACGTCTCCAtcaatttctttcatttttctatttttgtactCTTGCTTGGAAAAGATGTTTGAGTTCAAGTTTGGCACACTCATGAACTTTGGCACATGAAATAACATGAAATAATCGCATGGACCAAATGATTATCAGCAATTCGACCATCTCTTTTTTAAGAATGACTAATAATTAACATGTTTATTGAGATCTGTTATGTGTACTGCTTCAGGATGCATTATaacattgatttttatttttattttttatgccaACAAAATTAACATGGGTGCTTAATTCCAGGTCCATTGCCTTTTGCAGTATTAATAACATATTAATCGGTGGTTTTAGTGAAGTGAGAGCAATTTGTTGATACCATATACTTCTCACAAGGACTCGCTCAATAACTATGGTTGCTACCAAATACCACAAACCAACACTTCCACATCATCATCCCAAATTAAGCCATCATTTCCTATACTCACACAAACCAGATGCGCGCCTTGACATGCCtccttgtctctctctctctcttgctaaTGGCAacaatcaaaacaaatattGCAAGAACGTAACACCAAAGACATTGTACGTTATGATCGTTTCTCTAGTACCTTGTCTGATCTATGTACTAATTAATTAGGCCGGCCGGAAGTGCAACCCCATCTCCGGCCACGTACTCCAACGATATTGCTTCTTAGTACGTTATGCTGGGAATGTCAACGAATTCCAATAGTTACCCTCCACCGGAAAATATCAGTTCCTCTCCATCGATCACTGTCCTTTTGACCGTCCTCCTCctcgtcttcttctttcttggtTTCTTTTCTATTTACTTTTGCAAGTGTTTCATGGAAAACGTCCTCACGTCTTTTCAGCGCACACCCTCCGGCGACCTTGTGGGCGTACCTGTTCCTCCCAAAGAAGGCCTCGATCCCTCTCTAATTCAATCATTTCCTACCTTCATCTACGCAAGTGTCAAAGATTTTCGCATAGAGAAGTACGGTCTAGAATGTGCAATTTGCTTGGTGGAGTTTGAGGATGATAGCATGCTACGTCTTATAACAGCTTGTTGCCATGTCTTCCACCAAGAATGCATCGACTTGTGGCTCGAGTCTCACAAAACATGTCCCTTTTGCCGTGGAAACCTTGAATTGTCGCCAACTATAATGGACAAGTCTCCAGTGCTTGCTCATGAGAATGCCATGCACGAAATTAATGAAGGTGAAGAGTCCATATACGGTCAAGATGTTATCCGAATTGACATTAaagacgaagacgaagaagGCCGAGAAGGAAATCGTAGTGATCATCAACAAAATTTGGCTGCTAATGTAAATTCTAACGTGGAAGGTCAACAAATTGATGGACAAAATGAAGAGAACGAAACGGAAAGATTTTCGAGGTCACACTCGACAGGACACTCCATAGTTAGGCCTAGACAAGAGGAGGATAGGTATACACTCAGATTACCAGAGCATGTGAAGATAAAACTTCTTAGAGGCCACAATTGGACAGGAAGTTGTACTACATTTGGGGAGTTTTCACGACAAAGAGGCAGTTGTAAAGGTGGCTTCGGAGAGGTCTCAGAATCTAGCTCTGCTGGTGGAGAGTTTAGTAGAAAACTGTAATTTTGTATCTTCATTTGCTTCGATCTGTTATTAAgttcttttgctttttcttccgTCGCAAATCCAGAAAGGGTACATATGTAGCTAGCTAGATAGCTAGCAACATAGATGCTATCATGCAATTTAAATTAGTTCGCGCGTTAGTTTGTCACCAATCTCTCTTATCTTAGGCTCCTGGcaattttttttaaggaaaatttcgcaaacagtacaccaagtaaaagtcactaataattcttatacataaagttccaaaccaaacattttggtacacgaaatctgaaactcgactcaCTATCAGTatacgacgtcaatttttgacaccaaaatgtccattatgccctcagtttttttttttttaataaattttttttccttcgttttttctgttattttttttttcttccttcgtttttatctctttttttcttttcacatgactaaatattggttgagttacaaatataagttgtaggaccataaatctcaccaattggagggcaagggcggcgttggaagcgagggagtgagcgtggaggtgaggaagaagaaagagataaaaacgaaggaaaaaaaataacagaaaaaacaaaggaaaaaaaaaataacagaaaaaaaaaatttattaaaaaaaaaaagaactgagggcataatagatattttggtgtcaaaaattgacgtcgtgtactgatagtgggtcgagtttcagatttcgtgtaccgaaatgtttggtttgcaactttatgtataagaattattagtggtctttacttgctgtactgtttgcgaaattttccttttttttaattattttttatttttgtgtctCTGAAACTGCAAGAATCTCATCTTAGCAATCAAACCTTGATATGAAGTGATCGCCAAAAGCATAGGAAAATAGCCACGAATGACCTGAAAAATAATTTTCAGAAGTAATTTTCAGGTACGTAAAGACCGGGTTCTGCTCATGTAATAATTTAGTTTGATTTTTATCTCCTTTTATCAGTTCATACATTAACTTAATGAGCATCTCCAGCAGATGGTTTTCACCCAACTAAACATGAGATTGTGATAAACAATAGAAAGCTTGATCTAGCTATTAATATGTTAGACAAATTGTCAAACACATGCACCGACTATCTTATTAGTTCTCTTAATTTTGCAAAGCTCAACTTTGTTGATATAACCTGTTTGACATGTAGGCTGGAGTTGAGAATAGCCAGAATATCTGTTGAACACCTAAACCATAAAAAAGTGGACAATTTAATTGACTCGTCCATATTGGAGATGCTAATAAAAAGCATGTgaagtcaattttttttttttttttataagttaaATACATTAAAGGGCAAATTTCCGAGGGATCATATACATATACCGACCAAAATATAAAAGTTGAAGGACAGAAGCGGGGAACTTACTAAACCATATACTATTTTAAGATAATTTGATTAATTTCTGACTAGCTTAGATTAGCAAAATGGTCAGCAATTCATATTTGTCTCTCAGTAAAAATATTGACGAAATGAGTAGAAGATGATTCATATCCTCCAAAAGAGTCAAGACTCTTCAAAGCGCCTTGTAGATACGTTTGATCATCTTGTGCAGTCTATCCGACTTGATTTAATGCAATGAAACCATGTGATAGTTTGAAGCATTAAACAACCGCCAAAGCCCAGAAAAACAATAAAGTTTGAGATTAACTAGCTAGATAGAATTCACACAAAGAAGGGGgaaataaaggaaagaaaaataaatcaaaTGCTAAAGAGAATCATTGAACACACAAAATACAATGACGTTTTCACTCTTGGCCTAATATACAATCACATCATTTTTATTGTAGGCATTGATTGTAAACGACATATCATAATATCATATAGACTTAATTTTGACACTAGAATTCACAGTTGGAACATCCACATGAGCATTTCGGAAGCTTTTGTTGAGACTAAAGATTGGAAGTCTTAACATTTAGAGACCAAAGTGCCATGAGGCCAAAAAGATCATACCATACATACACTTTGCTGAAGTAATTTCGTTGGTGTGGGTATTTTTCCTACACATTGTCAGTGAAATTCTGTTGGAGTAGGCATGTTCATTATATGCACCCACTTGTGCCGACGAGTATTCGTTCGTTATTAAAGTTGTTACAATATATACACTTTTGCCGTCGAACTTTGTGTTGGTATATGcatttttctatatatatatatatataccttacCACACTGCGTCGGGTTCGCATAAGAGAGAATTGAAATTGTCAAAATTGAAGCCATATGGTAGCTTAAAACTGCAACTGGAAAGAAAGACAAGAACATCAGCAACCTCAGCAGATTCATTCGACAACCATGGATTCTGTTCCCAAGTCTTTCAATCCAAACAGGCGTCTCAAGGAAGAGttactgctctctctctctctctctcttaatccCTCTTCATTCTTCGCcagctttttgttttgttgatcCTATTATCATTTATTCACCgcaatttcaatttttccagATTCGTCAGCAATTTGACTGGATCTTCCATGCTGGAAATCGCCGCCATCACCACAATAATCCCAGTAAaacaacctcattttttttttttttgggtagttTCATAGAGAAAGGTGGTATCTTtactttcatatatataagtCTGATGCTATTGTACATATGACGCTTTCAGGCTCTGTTCCTGCTGCGGCGAGCAGTCGGCTTCAATCGTCCTGCTGATGGTAAACTACCAAAACTCTATTTTACAATCAAGTTCtctacttttttcttcttcttggaaATGTATGATATTGATGACATGCATATTTTGTGAACAATTTGTGATTGCGGCCACATTGCCGTTGTTTTCAGTTTCGTTACTGTGAGCTTGTTAAAACTGATGACTATAActtttttgggtaaatgggcagAATGTTGGTTCTGTATATTTGTTGATGTTGTTGTTTTTGAGAGTTTAGGGATGAAGATTGGGGATTTAGGCTGTGTGTTAGAAATACATTTACGGCAAGGAAGTAAAATATCGTCTTACTGCAGCTTTGTTGATTTAGCCCTTGTAATATGCCTAGTTGGCTGGTTCAAAGTGTGCCATATGGGTATAGAGTTCTTCTCTAATCATGTCTCTGTATACAAAAATGTTACTCACCTGCAAAATCATGTATGAATAGCTTAGAAGGCCAACAGTTCAGTTATTGATGTTGGTAATgaaattttttgaacttgaaccCAACCGTCCTACTTGTGCTGAACTACCATGTGTTAACTTTCCCATGCATGTTACATAGTAGCAGAGCTTTGGCTGTAAGAGCTTCCACAtctcaaacctccaattctcaTTCCCCACTTC encodes the following:
- the LOC133707173 gene encoding RING-H2 finger protein ATL29-like — translated: MLGMSTNSNSYPPPENISSSPSITVLLTVLLLVFFFLGFFSIYFCKCFMENVLTSFQRTPSGDLVGVPVPPKEGLDPSLIQSFPTFIYASVKDFRIEKYGLECAICLVEFEDDSMLRLITACCHVFHQECIDLWLESHKTCPFCRGNLELSPTIMDKSPVLAHENAMHEINEGEESIYGQDVIRIDIKDEDEEGREGNRSDHQQNLAANVNSNVEGQQIDGQNEENETERFSRSHSTGHSIVRPRQEEDRYTLRLPEHVKIKLLRGHNWTGSCTTFGEFSRQRGSCKGGFGEVSESSSAGGEFSRKL